Proteins from a genomic interval of Quercus lobata isolate SW786 chromosome 11, ValleyOak3.0 Primary Assembly, whole genome shotgun sequence:
- the LOC115968062 gene encoding acetylserotonin O-methyltransferase-like, with amino-acid sequence MEKKQREEKWNEEEQAEVDIWKYILGFTEMAVVRCAIELGIPDAIESHGSPMTLSELSSTLKCAPSPLYRIMRFLMHRGIFKGTLNSQCSPGYAQTPLSRRLMKHGEHSMAALILLESSPVLLTPWLSLSARVLDDDTSSFEVAHGEDIWSYSAANPAHGQLINEAMACDARVLVPAMIHGCPEVFDGLGSLVDVGGGNGTTLKVLVKAFPWLRGINFDQPHVVSLAGVISGVENVGGDMFESVPKADAAFLKWILHDWGDNECIQILKKCREAVLENKGKVIIVDAVIEEAEIDKLTDVRLALDMAMMAHTNKGKERTLKEWGFVLGEAGFGRYTVKTIPAVQSVIEAFP; translated from the exons atggaaaaaaaacaaagggaggAAAAATGGAACGAGGAAGAACAAGCAGAAGTGGATATCTGGAAATACATACTTGGGTTCACAGAAATGGCTGTAGTCAGGTGTGCCATTGAGCTTGGGATACCTGATGCCATTGAAAGCCATGGAAGTCCCATGACACTCTCTGAGTTGTCATCAACTCTAAAATGTGCCCCTTCACCTCTCTACCGCATTATGAGGTTCCTAATGCACCGGGGAATATTCAAAGGGACACTCAATAGCCAATGCTCCCCAGGCTATGCACAAACACCTCTATCTCGTCGTTTGATGAAACATGGAGAACATAGCATGGCTGCTTTGATTCTGCTAGAGAGTAGCCCAGTGTTGTTGACACCATGGCTTAGTCTAAGTGCACGTGTTCTAGACGATGATACTTCATCATTTGAGGTGGCACATGGTGAAGATATATGGAGCTATTCAGCTGCAAATCCTGCTCACGGCCAACTTATCAATGAAGCAATGGCTTGTGATGCCAGGGTGTTGGTGCCTGCAATGATTCACGGCTGCCCTGAGGTGTTTGATGGGCTTGGCAGTTTGGTCGATGTGGGTGGTGGCAATGGAACAACTTTGAAGGTGTTGGTTAAGGCATTTCCATGGCTTCGAGGCATCAACTTTGATCAACCTCATGTTGTATCTCTTGCAGGAGTGATCAGCGGAGTCGAAAATGTTGGGGGTGACATGTTTGAAAGTGTTCCAAAGGCTGATGCTGCTTTCCTGAAG TGGATTCTGCATGACTGGGGAGACAATGAGTGCATCCAAATCCTTAAAAAATGCAGAGAAGCTGTTCTGGAGAACAAAGGAAAGGTAATAATTGTTGATGCTGTGATTGAAGAAGCAGAAATAGATAAGCTAACCGATGTGAGGCTAGCACTAGACATGGCGATGATGGCTCATACCAATAAGGGCAAAGAGAGGACATTGAAAGAATGGGGATTTGTTCTTGGGGAGGCTGGATTTGGTAGATACACAGTGAAAACCATTCCTGCTGTGCAATCAGTGATTGAGGCATTtccataa
- the LOC115968612 gene encoding GPI mannosyltransferase 1 isoform X2 produces MFTTMNFRSLLVLSAIFRVFLVIYGEWQDTHMEVRYTDIDYLVFSDAASLMASGKSPYLRSTYRYSPLLAFLLLPNSIFHRSWGKFLFSASDLLVGCFIRSILKLRGVPEKFCVSSIMVWLFNPFTFTIGTRGNCEPVVCAMVLWVLLCLMNGRVLQAAFWFGLLVHFRIYPVIYVLSILLILDPYVFRYGRKPALQNWGRTEQESPRSNCITRLAALFHPWSTLRTALTKERILFGFVSGAVFLFCTALFFCLYGWDFLHEALLYHLTLQFILVLSFAQDLPFCWFLQTVAFVAFNKVITAQYFVWFFCLLPLILPWSQMKLRWKGLSCILVWMGAQLHWLMWGYMLEFRGKNVFLQLWMASIFFLAANTYVLTAVIQHHRCSPVFIGLESTSKGARKLQ; encoded by the exons ATGTTCACCACCATGAACTTTCGCTCTCTCCTTGTACTATCAGCCATTTTCAGAGTATTCTTAGTCATATATGGTGAATGGCAAGACACCCACATGGAAGTCAGGTACACTGACATTGATTACCTTGTTTTCTCTGATGCTGCTTCTCTAATGGCCTCTGGCAAATCCCCTTATCTTAGATCCACATACAGATACTCACCTTTACTAGCTTTTTTGCTCCTACCCAATTCGATTTTCCATCGATCTTGGGGCAAGTTTCTCTTCTCAGCTTCAG ATTTGCTTGTGGGGTGTTTTATAAGGAGTATTTTGAAGCTACGTGGGGTCCCAGAAAAATTTTGTGTTAGTTCTATAATGGTCTGGCTGTTCAATCCATTTACTTTTACAATTGGGACTCGTGGGAATTGTGAGCCTGTTGTTTGTGCTATGGTTCTTTGGGTCCTCTTATGCCTCATGAATG GTCGTGTGTTGCAAGCTGCATTTTGGTTTGGGCTTCTTGTCCACTTTAGAATCTACCCTGTAATCTATGTTCTTTCTATTCTTCTGATTCTTGATCCATACGTCTTCCGATATGGTCGGAAGCCTGCTCTTCAAAATTGGGGGCGCACTGAACAAGAATCTCCTCGAAGCAATTGTATTACAAGACTGGCTGCTCTGTTCCATCCATGGTCTACTTTGAGAACGGCATTAACAAAAGAGAGAAtactttttggttttgtttctggggctgttttcttattttgtacTGCCCTTTTCTTTTGCCTTTATGGGTGGGACTTCTTGCATGAGGCACTGCTATATCATCTTACCC TGCAGTTCATTCTTGTTCTGAGTTTTGCACAAGACCTCCCGTTTTGCTGGTTTTTGCAGACGGTTGCATTTGTGGCATTCAACAAG GTAATCACTGCACAATATTTTGTGTGGTTTTTCTGTCTTTTGCCTCTAATACTTCCATGGAGCCAAATGAAGTTAAGATGGAAAGGTCTTTCCTGCATATTAGTGTGGATGGGTGCTCAACTTCATTGGTTGATGTGGGGTTATATGCTCGAATTCAGGGGAAAGAATGTCTTCCTTCAACTGTGGATGGCAAGCATTTTTTTCTTAGCTGCAAACACCTATGTTCTTACAGCAGTCATCCAGCATCATCGATGCTCTCCGGTTTTCATTGGGTTAGAAAGCACTTCGAAGGGTGCAAGGAAATTACAATGA
- the LOC115968612 gene encoding GPI mannosyltransferase 1 isoform X1 yields MFTTMNFRSLLVLSAIFRVFLVIYGEWQDTHMEVRYTDIDYLVFSDAASLMASGKSPYLRSTYRYSPLLAFLLLPNSIFHRSWGKFLFSASDLLVGCFIRSILKLRGVPEKFCVSSIMVWLFNPFTFTIGTRGNCEPVVCAMVLWVLLCLMNGRVLQAAFWFGLLVHFRIYPVIYVLSILLILDPYVFRYGRKPALQNWGRTEQESPRSNCITRLAALFHPWSTLRTALTKERILFGFVSGAVFLFCTALFFCLYGWDFLHEALLYHLTRTDPRHNFSIYFYHIYLQLENEILVVEKLISFLPQFVVQFILVLSFAQDLPFCWFLQTVAFVAFNKVITAQYFVWFFCLLPLILPWSQMKLRWKGLSCILVWMGAQLHWLMWGYMLEFRGKNVFLQLWMASIFFLAANTYVLTAVIQHHRCSPVFIGLESTSKGARKLQ; encoded by the exons ATGTTCACCACCATGAACTTTCGCTCTCTCCTTGTACTATCAGCCATTTTCAGAGTATTCTTAGTCATATATGGTGAATGGCAAGACACCCACATGGAAGTCAGGTACACTGACATTGATTACCTTGTTTTCTCTGATGCTGCTTCTCTAATGGCCTCTGGCAAATCCCCTTATCTTAGATCCACATACAGATACTCACCTTTACTAGCTTTTTTGCTCCTACCCAATTCGATTTTCCATCGATCTTGGGGCAAGTTTCTCTTCTCAGCTTCAG ATTTGCTTGTGGGGTGTTTTATAAGGAGTATTTTGAAGCTACGTGGGGTCCCAGAAAAATTTTGTGTTAGTTCTATAATGGTCTGGCTGTTCAATCCATTTACTTTTACAATTGGGACTCGTGGGAATTGTGAGCCTGTTGTTTGTGCTATGGTTCTTTGGGTCCTCTTATGCCTCATGAATG GTCGTGTGTTGCAAGCTGCATTTTGGTTTGGGCTTCTTGTCCACTTTAGAATCTACCCTGTAATCTATGTTCTTTCTATTCTTCTGATTCTTGATCCATACGTCTTCCGATATGGTCGGAAGCCTGCTCTTCAAAATTGGGGGCGCACTGAACAAGAATCTCCTCGAAGCAATTGTATTACAAGACTGGCTGCTCTGTTCCATCCATGGTCTACTTTGAGAACGGCATTAACAAAAGAGAGAAtactttttggttttgtttctggggctgttttcttattttgtacTGCCCTTTTCTTTTGCCTTTATGGGTGGGACTTCTTGCATGAGGCACTGCTATATCATCTTACCCGTACGGATCCAAGGCACAACTTCtccatttatttttatcatatataCCTTCAGCTGGAGAATGAAATCTTGGTGGTGGAGAAGCTCATTTCGTTTTTGCCTCAATTTGTAGTGCAGTTCATTCTTGTTCTGAGTTTTGCACAAGACCTCCCGTTTTGCTGGTTTTTGCAGACGGTTGCATTTGTGGCATTCAACAAG GTAATCACTGCACAATATTTTGTGTGGTTTTTCTGTCTTTTGCCTCTAATACTTCCATGGAGCCAAATGAAGTTAAGATGGAAAGGTCTTTCCTGCATATTAGTGTGGATGGGTGCTCAACTTCATTGGTTGATGTGGGGTTATATGCTCGAATTCAGGGGAAAGAATGTCTTCCTTCAACTGTGGATGGCAAGCATTTTTTTCTTAGCTGCAAACACCTATGTTCTTACAGCAGTCATCCAGCATCATCGATGCTCTCCGGTTTTCATTGGGTTAGAAAGCACTTCGAAGGGTGCAAGGAAATTACAATGA